In the Nocardia asteroides genome, TATCCAGGGCATATGACGGCAGGAGAGAGTGTGAACCACGCGGAAACCGCTGGACGGTAAACGCGGGCGACGGGAACAACGATGCACCCCCTGTCGGTTGTCACCGTCGACGACCCGCGGCGTTTACGGTCCCTAGTAGGAGGTAGCCCCATCCACATGGTCGATGCGGCGAGAGAATACGCCACCCTGCCGGAACATCCCGAGCCGGGCGACTTCGATGCCACCGATGCGGTTGCCGAGGATTCGCCGGAAAACCTGACCGGAACCGCCGCCTTCGACGCGACCGGTGACCGCTCCGCCATGCCGTCCTGGGAGGAGCTCGTCCGCGAGCACGCCGACCGGGTCTACCGGCTGGCCTACCGCCTCTCCGGCGACGCCCAGGACGCCGACGACCTCACCCAGGAGACCTTCATCCGGGTGTTCCGCTCGCTGCAGAGCTACCAGCCCGGCACCTTCGAGGGCTGGCTGCACCGCATCACCACCAACCTCTTCCTCGACATGGTCCGCAGGCGCAACCGCATCCGGATGGAGGCGCTGCCGGAGGACTACGACCGGGTGCCCGCCAACGGCCCGACCCCGGAGGACGTCTACCACGACGCCAGGCTCGACCCGGATCTGCAGTCCGCGCTGGACTCGCTGGCCCCCGAGTTCCGGGCCGCGGTCGTGCTGTGTGACATCGAGGGGCTCTCCTACGAGGAGATCGGCGCCACGCTCGGTGTCAAGCTGGGTACCGTGCGCAGCCGGATCCACCGCGGCCGTCAGGCCATCCGGGATCACCTTGCGCATAATGGAGCACAGCAGCGGTCCAACGCTGACTCGACGATCGGGTGACCCGGCAGGGTCGGCGTCACCCACCTGCTGTGGTCGATGTCGATAGTCGGAAGGGTGAGCACCGAATGAGTGGCGACTCCAGCGCGTCGGGCCGGCCGCCCCGGTTCCACGCCACCGAGCACCTGGCCAGCGAAGCCGTCGCGGCCTATGTCGACGGCGAGCTGCGGATGAACGCCTACCTGCGCGCGGCCCAGCACCTCGCGGCCTGCCCGGAGTGCGCCGCCGAGGTGGACGCCCAGCAGCAGGCGCGGATCGTGCTGCGCCGCTCCGGCGCGGTGTCGGCCCCGCACGGGCTGCACGACAGCCTGAGCCGCATCCCGTTCGCCGAGCCGCAGCCCGGCCCCGCGCACCGGGAGAACCGCCGTGACGAGGCGGTCTTCGGCTTCCTGTCGGAATCGTTCACCGCGACCCGGTGGACAACGTGGTGGCGCAAGTAGAGTTCACCGGGTGACCACCGAATCGACGAATCCCGGATCGGCCGACACCTCGGATTCGGCGCCGAACCGGGGGAATCTGCGGCCGCCGGACGCCCCGGTGCTCGGCCCGCGCCCGGTGTACCGGCCGCACATCGATACGCACACCGCCTCCACCTTCCGCAGGCCCTCCGGGCTGAGCGGCTCGTTCGCCGCGCACGACCAGGCGCGCGCCGCCGGAAGCGGCCCGGACCCGGTCCCGCAGCGCCCGCCGGACACCGTGCTGGCCGAGGCGTTCGGCAGGCCGGAGGGCTCCGCCGAGCTGCTGCAGCGCGACCCGGACGCCACCGAGCGGGACGATCGGATCGCAGGCCCCGCCGACCCGTGGCGCGATCCCGCCGCGGGCGCCAGGCTCGGCGCCCCCGCGCTGCCCACCCCGAAGCCGGCCACGCTGCCCGCCGCCGAGCGGCTGACCGCGCGCGAGGTGCTCTTCGGGTCGCGGGTCGCGCCGCGGGCGCTGGCCGTGCTCGCCGCCGCCGCGCTGGTGATCGGGCTGCTCGGCGGGCTGGTCGGCAGGCTCACCGCGGAGACGGCCTCCACCCTGACCTCACGCAAGGTCACCCTGGAGCAGGTCGAGGGCGGCGAGGAGCCGCACGGCCAGATCGCCGCGGTGGCCGACGCGGTGCTGCCCGCGGTGGTCTCCATCCGGGTCACCGTCGGCGACAACGGCGCCACCGGCTCCGGCGTGGTGATCGACGGCGCCGGGTACGTGGTCACCAACAACCACGTGATCTCGATGGCCGCACAGGACACCAGCGGCCGCGCCGCCATCCAGGTCACCTTCAACGACGGCACCCGGGTGCCTGCCAGGATCGTCGGCCGCGACCCGAAGACCGACCTCGCCGTGATCAAGGTGGAGGCGAACAACCTGACCGTCGCCCAGCTCGGCAAGTCCGAGGAGGTGCAGGTCGGCGACGACGTGCTCGCCGTCGGCTCGCCGCTCGGGCTGAGCAAGACCGTCACCTCCGGCATCGTCAGCGCGCTGCACCGGCCGGTGAAGCTCTCCGGCGAGGGCAGCGACACCAACGCCGTGATCGACGCGGTGCAGACCGACGCCTCGATCAACCCGGGCAACTCCGGCGGCGCGCTGGTGGACATGCAGGGCCGGGTGGTCGGCATCAACTCCGCGATCCGCTCGGAGACCGGCGGCTCGGTCGGGCTCGGCTTCGCCATCCCGGTGGACGTGATGACCGAGGTCGCGCAGACGCTGATCCGGGACGGCGAGATGCACCACCCGATGATCGGGGTCAGCGCCAACACCAGGCAGGTCGCGAACGAGGTGATGAGCGGCGCCGCGGTGGCCGACGTGCAGCCGGACGGCCCGGCCGCCAAGGCCGGGATCGTCGAGGGCGACGTGATCGTGAAGGTCGGCGACCGCGAGGTCACCGGGCCGGACGAGCTGGTGGTCGCGGTGCAGACGCGCAAGATCGGGGAGACGGTGAACGTCACGCTGATCCGGGACGGCAGGCAGGTGGACGTTCCGGTCACGCTGCAATCCGACTGACCGGTCGGCCGCGGTCGGAGGGTAGCCTGGAGCGGTGTTCAGCAATATCGGCTGGGGCGAGTTCGTCATCCTCATCGTCGCCGCCCTCGTAATCCTCGGTCCGGAGCGGTTGCCCGGCGCCGTGCGCTGGACCACGCGCAGCCTCAGGCAGGTACGTGACTACGCCAGCGGCGCCACCTCCCAGCTCCGGGAAGAACTCGGGCCGGAATTCGACGATCTGCGCAAGCCGCTCGCCGACCTGAACGAGCTGCGCGGAATGTCGCCGCGGGCGATGGTCACCAAGCATCTGCTGAACGGCGACGAGTCGATCTTCCGCGATCTGGAGCGGGCCGTGCCGGACACGAACGACCTGTTCGGTACGGGTGGCGCCATGCCGGACTACCCGAAACCGACCGGTCCGAGCCTGACGAAGGACGTCAAACCGTTGGGGCACAACGAGCGTCCGCCGATCGACACCGACGCCACCTGATCATGCCGCTGACCGGCCGGGAAGCGTCAAGCAGGCTAGACGCAGGATGCTGGTCGTCTGTCTAGACTTCGCACATGTCGGCCGATGACGTGGCACGGGTCTTTGCGATCGAGGACAAGGTCGATCGACTCAAGGCGGCAACCGAGGGAGTCGCGGCGGCCCAGCAGACCATCAACGAGCTCACCCGGATCCGCCGCGCGGTCATCCGCGAGTTGCACGACGAGGGCTGGACGTTCGCGAGAATCGGTGCCGCCGCGGGTCTTTCCCGGGCCAGAATCCACCAGGTGAGTACCCAGGGCCCGGCGCCCGAGGGGTTGTTCTTCGGGCACGGGGCATTGCGCGTGCTCGTCCCCGAGGTCAGGGCGGGGCGCGTGCTCGGCGCGCCGGACCCGGCGGCCGCGCAGCGGCTCGCGGAGCTCCTGCGCCAGCTGGGCTTCGCCGTGGTGGTGGAGAACTTCCTGCCCGGGCGCCCGCTGGACCTCAACCGGGACGGGCTGATCGTGCTCGGCGGCCCCGAGCTCTCCCCCAGCCTGCGCCAGCTGGTGACCGCCGATCCGCGGTTGCGCCGCACCATCACCCGGGCGGGCGATGCCAGGCGCGGGATCGAGGATCGCGCGGCGCGGCGGGTCTACCGGCCGGGCGGCCCCGAGCCGCACGACATCGCCTACCTGGCCCGGCTACCCCGGCCCGACGGGCGCGGCACGATCCTGGTGATCGACGGGCTGCATCCGCCCGGCTCGCTCGGCGCGGTGCGGCTGCTCGCCACCCGGCTGGCGACGCTGCACGAGCGGGCCGACAGCCACCTGTTCTCCGTGCTCATCGCGGTGAAATACGAACGGGCGACCGGGGAGCCGGTCGATGCCGACCTGCTCACCCCGGTCTACCGGCACGATGCCGACCCGCGCCCGGCCCGGCTGCGGCGCTGAACCGGCCATACCCCGCCGCACTCGATTGTGTTGGAGTTCACCGCCGCTTCCGGCCCACCTTTCCTACGTTCGTGTTTGAATTGCTGCGCGATAACTGATGGGCAGTAAGGTGAACTCCGTGGTGGCGACCTCCGATGACGGCGGGTTCCGCGTCCCGGCCGTGGCGAGCGATACCGGCGCGCTGGTGACCCATCGGATGACCTACAGCGACCGGCTCCGCGTCTTCATCGGCCCCGACGAGGCGGTGGCGCGGTACCTGCGCCCGCTGCGCGGGCTCGACGGCAGGCGGCGCTACGCGCTGAACCTCGCCCGGCTGCCGATCCCGCTGCCCGCCACCGGGATCACGCTCGCCGACAGCACCGCCTTCGGCGGCAACTTCGTGCAGTGCCTCGGCGCGGCCGACGCGCTCACCATCGAGCTGTGCCGCACCGGTGGCGGCGGGCCGCCGCGGCACTACGTGCTCGGGTTGCCCGGCGCCAGGACCGGGGCGCCCGGCGTGCCCATCCCGTGCGGCAGCGCCGACCGGTACGTGCACGCGGACGAGATGTTCACCGCCGCGCACGCCGCCCAGGTCTTCACCGAGTACTTCCACAGCGGCGACGTGCCCGCCGGATTCCAGCTGCGCGGGAACGGGCCGTGAGCGAGCCGGCCTTCGTCCTGCTCGCCCTGGCGATCTCGGCGCTGGCGCTCGGCACCGCGCTGATCCTGCGCCTGCGCCGCCCGCGCGAGAACGAACAGGTCTCCGTGGACGAACTGCGCGCCCGCCTCGCCGCCGAATCGGAGCCGCCGGGGGCGACGACCGATTCGGCGGACGGGTAAGCGAATTCAGGCTGCGACCTCGGCGGGGCGCAGCGTGTTCATCGGGGGGCGGTCGGCGAGCGAGACGTGCGTGCTGTGCGCGGTGAACTCGTCCCCGATCAGCGGGAACTGGGTGAGCGCCGCCCCGGAGTCGGGGATTCCGCAGCGCCCGAGCACCGTCCCGAGGATCTGCCGCGACATCACCCCGAGGTCGGAGAGCGGCCGGTTGCGGTGGGTCCGCACCCCGAGGTTCACCTGCCCGATGGCGTGCAGCCCGAGCCGGTCGTAGGTGTCGAGCAGCAGCCCGATCTCGACGCCGTAGCCGGGCGCGAACGGCACCGAGGTGAGCAGCTCCCTCGTCCCCGCGTACTCCCCGCCGAGCGGCTGCAGCACGGGGGTGAGCCCCGGCCGCAGCGCGGCGAGCAGCGGCCGCGCCACCAGCTCGGTGACCCGCCCGCCCCCGGTGGCGTCCACCGCGGCGCCCTGCCGCAGCGGCCGCCGGTAGTACGCCTTCACCAGGTGCAGATCCGGCACCGTGAGCAGCGGCCCGAGCAGCCGCGGCACGAAGGACGGGTCCGGGTCGATGAGATCGGAGTCCACGAAGGCGACCAGATCGCCACCGGTGGCGGCGAGCGAGCGCCAGAGCACCTCGCCCTTGCCGGTCACCGGCTCCAGCTCCGGCACCGCCTGCTCCCGGCTCACCACCCTGGCCCCGGCGGCGCGGGCGCGCGCGGCGGTGGCGTCGGTGGAGCCGGAGTCGAGCACGACCAGCTCGTCCACCAGGGTGCCGAGCAGCGGCCGGATGCTGGCCACCACGTCGGCGACGGTTTCCTCCTCGTTCAGGGCGGGCAGCACCACGGAGACCGTGCGCCCGTCCTTGGCGTCGACCAGTTCGTCGACGGTCCAGTCGGGGGCGTCCCAGGTGTGGGTGTTCGCCCAGCCGTGCTCGCGATAGCGGTTCGTCATACCAGTCCTCGCAATGTTCGCGCCGGCGGCCGGATGCCCTGGATCGCCGCGGTCATGTCCACCACCCGGCGGGTGGCGGCGACCTCGTGAACCCGGAACACTCGGGCGCCCTGTGCCGCCGACAACGCCGTCGCCGCCAGGGTGCCCTCCAGCCGTTCGGATAGTCCGACACCAAGAGTCTCCCCGATGAAATCCTTGTTGCTCAGCGCCATCAAGACTGGCCATCCGGTCTTTACAAGAACGTCCACTCCGCGCAACAGAGCGAGCCCGTGGTAGGTGTTCTTGCCGAAATCGTGGGTCGGATCGATGAGGATTCCGTCCCGCCGCACCCCCGCCGCGAGCGCCGCCTCGGCCGCCGCGGTGACCACCGCGGTCACCTCGGCCACCACGTCGGCGTAGCGCACCCGGAACGGGCGGGTGCGCGGGATCGCGCCGCCGGTGTGGCTGCAGACGATCCCCATACCGCGCTCGGCGGCGACCAGGACCAGCTCGGGGTCGGCGCCGGCCCAGGTGTCGTTCACCAGGTCGGCGCCCTCCTTCCCGGCGGCCAGCGCGACCTCGGCGCGCCAGGTGTCGACGCTGATCAGCAACTCGGGGTAGCGGGACCGGATGGCGGCGACGAAGGGAACCACCCGACGGCTCTCCTCGGCGGCGTCCACCTCGGCGCCCGGGCCTGCCTTGACGCCGCCGATGTCGACCAGGTCGGCGCCCTCGTCCACCGCGCGCGCGACGGCGTCCATCGCGGCGGCGTCGGTGAAGGTGGCGCCGCGGTCGTAGAAGGAGTCCGGGGTGCGGTTCACGATCGCCATGACCAGGGCCCGATCCGTCGCCACCGGCCTGCCGCAGAGGGTGGGCGGCGGGGCACTCCCCTCCGGGAGATGGCTGGCGCTGATCATGCTCCGACTGTACCGAGGGGGATGACGACCGGTCGGTGGTGTCCGGATCAGCCGCGCGGGGCGCGGCCTGCGGCGACCTCGGCCGGGTAGCCGGCGCGGAACGGCACGTAGCCGGCCGCCCTGCCGTCCAGCACGTACAGCTCGCCGTCGGCGTCCGGGTCGAAGCCCTGGTTCCGCAGCTCCACCTTGCGGCTCTTGAAGGTCGAGGTCTGCTCCAGCTCGCCGACCACCCGGACGAAGAGCGGGCGGGCGTACCCGGGCAGCCGGTCGTACACCAGCGCGGCGAGCGCAGCGCCGTCGAACTCGGCGTCCGGGCGCAGCACCACCGCCGCCATCCCGGCCCTGCCGTCCGCGCCGGGCACCTCGACCCCGTACACGACGGCCTGCGCGAGCTCGGGGGCCGCGCCGAGCGCACCCTCCACCTCGGTGGTCGCCACGTTCTCGCCCTTCCAGCGGAAGGTGTCGCCGACCCGGTCCACGAAGGCGATGTGGAACCAGCCCTGGTCGCGCACCAGGTCGCCGGTGTCGAACCAGACGTCGCCGCGGCGGAAGCCGTCGCGCACCAGCTTGGCCTCGCCCGCCGCCGGGTCGGTGTAGCCGTCGAACGGGGTGAGCCTGGTGACCTTGGCGAGCAGCAGCCCGGCCTCGCCGGTGCGCACCCGGCGCAGCTTCCCGTCCCGGCCGCGGCGCGGTCCGCCCGCCTCCTCGTCGTACTCGACAACGGCGTACGGCAGCGGCCCGAACCCGGCGGTGCGCGGCACCCCGAACCCGTTCACGAAGGCGATATTGCCCTCGCTGGCCCCGTAGAACTCGACGATCCGGCGCACCCGGAAGCGGCGCTGGAAATCGTCCCAGAGCTCCGGGCGCAGCCCGTTGCCGACGGCGAGCCGCACCCGGTGCCCGCGGTCGGTGGCGCGCTCCGGCTGGTTCAGCAGGTAGCGGCAGAGTTCGCCGATGTAGACGAAGGCGGTGGCGCGCTCCCGGATCACCTCGTCCCAGAACCGGGAGACCGAGAAACTCCGGCCGAGCGCGAGCGTCGCGTTGCCCGCGAGCACCGAGGCGAGCGCGACCGTGAGCGCGTTGTTGTGGTAGAGCGGCAGGCAGCAGTAGAGCGTGTCCGAGCCGCGCAGCCGCACCCCGAACCCGCCGAGCCCGGACATCGCCCTGCTCCAGCGCAGGTGTGTCATGACGCTGGCCTTCGGCATGCCGGTGGTGCCGGAGGTGAAGATCAGGAAGGCGCGCTCGCTCGCCCGCACCCGCGCGCAGGCGGGCGGGTCGTCGGCGGCGGCGGTGCGCGCCCGCTCGGCCAGCTCCTCGGCCGCGAGCAGGTTGCCCGGGCGCTCGTCCAGGGAGTCCAGCGCCTCCGCGCACTCCGCCCCCGCGACCAGCACCCGGCTCGCCAGCAGCTCGATGCTGTGCGCGAGCACCTCGCCGCGCTGGTGGTGGTTGAGCAGCCCGGCGGTGGCGCCGAGTTTGACCGTCGCGAGCACCGCGAAGAGCGCCTCCGGCCGGTTCTGCAGCAGGATCCCGACCACGTCGCCGCGGCGCACCCCGGCCGCGGTGAGCACCGCGGCGTACCGGTTCACCTCGGCGTTCGCCTCGCGGTAGGTGAAGGCGGCGCCCTCGAAGCGCAGGAACACCCGGTCCGGAACGCTGTGCGCGACCTGCTGGAAGGCGAACCCCACCGAGCGGGCGTGCAGCAGCCCGAAGGCGTTGCGCAGCATGGCAGGCGCGTCCGGCACCATGCCGGGCAGCCGGGTGACGATGTCGAGCAGGCCGACCGTCGACGGGGTGCTCACCGCGGTTCTCCTCTCAGGCGGACGCGGGCTCCAGCGCCGCGAAGGCGGACGGCAGGTCGGGGGCCACCACCACCCGGTCCAGCGCCGCCGCGGTGACGAAGCCGCGGTCGCGCAGGGTCGCGATCCAGTCGAGCAGCCCGGTGTAGAAGCCGTCGGCGTCCAGCAGGACCACCGGTTTGCCGTGCTCGCCGAGGTAGCCGCCGGTCCAGGTCTCGAAGAACTCCTCCAGGGTGCCGATGCCGCCGGGCAGCACGAGGAAGGCGTCCGCGCGCTCTTCCATGACCTGCTTGCGCTGGCGCATGGTGTCGGTGACGACCAGCTCGTCGGAGTCGACGTCGGCGACCTCCTGGTGCACCAGGTGCTTCGGGATGACGCCGAGCGTGTGCGCGCCGCCCGCCCGCGCCGCGGTGGCGACCGCGCCCATCATCGAGACGTGCCCGCCGCCGGAGACCAGCCGCCAGCCGCGGTGCGCGATCTCGGTGCCGACGCGGGCCGCGAGCCGCACGTACTCCGGGTCGGTGGTGCTTGCCGAGCAGTACACGCAGACGGCGTACCCGTTCGCAGCGGTCACCACTCGTCCTCGGTGCCGAGCGCGTCCACCTTGCCGGTGCCGCCGGAGGTGCGGATGATCTCCACCACCTCGGCGACGTCGTCGGTGACGTAGAGCAGGTCCAGGTCCTCCGGCGAGATCTTGCCGGAGGCGGCCAGCGAGTCCCGGATCCAGTCGACCAGCCCGCCCCAGAACCTGGTGCCGAAGAGCACGATCGGGAACCGGGTGACCTTGCGGGTCTGGACCAGGGTGAGCGCCTCGAAGAGCTCGTCCAGGGTGCCGAAACCGCCGGGGAGGCAGACGAATGCCTGCGAGTACTTGACGAACATGGTCTTGCGCACGAAGAAGTAGCGGAAATTGATGCCGAGGTCGACCCACTCGTTCAGCCCCTGCTCGAACGGCAGCTCGATGCCGAGCCCGATCGAGTAGCCGCCCGCCTCGCAGGCGCCGCGGTTCGCGGCCGCCATCGCGCCCGGCCCGCCGCCGGTGATCACCGCGTACCCCGCCTCGGCCAGCGCCGCGCCGATGGCGAGCCCGGCCTGGTACTCCGGGTGCTCCTCCCCGGTGCGCGCCGAGCCG is a window encoding:
- a CDS encoding zf-HC2 domain-containing protein, whose product is MSGDSSASGRPPRFHATEHLASEAVAAYVDGELRMNAYLRAAQHLAACPECAAEVDAQQQARIVLRRSGAVSAPHGLHDSLSRIPFAEPQPGPAHRENRRDEAVFGFLSESFTATRWTTWWRK
- the tatB gene encoding Sec-independent protein translocase protein TatB; translated protein: MFSNIGWGEFVILIVAALVILGPERLPGAVRWTTRSLRQVRDYASGATSQLREELGPEFDDLRKPLADLNELRGMSPRAMVTKHLLNGDESIFRDLERAVPDTNDLFGTGGAMPDYPKPTGPSLTKDVKPLGHNERPPIDTDAT
- a CDS encoding TIGR00730 family Rossman fold protein; this translates as MSTDAEAAGQRRPSTRFRGPLVFRRARRDGSTADRNLLDRRGDSDWVHTDPWRVLRIQAEFVEGFGALAEVPRAVTVFGSARTGEEHPEYQAGLAIGAALAEAGYAVITGGGPGAMAAANRGACEAGGYSIGLGIELPFEQGLNEWVDLGINFRYFFVRKTMFVKYSQAFVCLPGGFGTLDELFEALTLVQTRKVTRFPIVLFGTRFWGGLVDWIRDSLAASGKISPEDLDLLYVTDDVAEVVEIIRTSGGTGKVDALGTEDEW
- a CDS encoding S1C family serine protease → MTTESTNPGSADTSDSAPNRGNLRPPDAPVLGPRPVYRPHIDTHTASTFRRPSGLSGSFAAHDQARAAGSGPDPVPQRPPDTVLAEAFGRPEGSAELLQRDPDATERDDRIAGPADPWRDPAAGARLGAPALPTPKPATLPAAERLTAREVLFGSRVAPRALAVLAAAALVIGLLGGLVGRLTAETASTLTSRKVTLEQVEGGEEPHGQIAAVADAVLPAVVSIRVTVGDNGATGSGVVIDGAGYVVTNNHVISMAAQDTSGRAAIQVTFNDGTRVPARIVGRDPKTDLAVIKVEANNLTVAQLGKSEEVQVGDDVLAVGSPLGLSKTVTSGIVSALHRPVKLSGEGSDTNAVIDAVQTDASINPGNSGGALVDMQGRVVGINSAIRSETGGSVGLGFAIPVDVMTEVAQTLIRDGEMHHPMIGVSANTRQVANEVMSGAAVADVQPDGPAAKAGIVEGDVIVKVGDREVTGPDELVVAVQTRKIGETVNVTLIRDGRQVDVPVTLQSD
- a CDS encoding long-chain-acyl-CoA synthetase encodes the protein MSTPSTVGLLDIVTRLPGMVPDAPAMLRNAFGLLHARSVGFAFQQVAHSVPDRVFLRFEGAAFTYREANAEVNRYAAVLTAAGVRRGDVVGILLQNRPEALFAVLATVKLGATAGLLNHHQRGEVLAHSIELLASRVLVAGAECAEALDSLDERPGNLLAAEELAERARTAAADDPPACARVRASERAFLIFTSGTTGMPKASVMTHLRWSRAMSGLGGFGVRLRGSDTLYCCLPLYHNNALTVALASVLAGNATLALGRSFSVSRFWDEVIRERATAFVYIGELCRYLLNQPERATDRGHRVRLAVGNGLRPELWDDFQRRFRVRRIVEFYGASEGNIAFVNGFGVPRTAGFGPLPYAVVEYDEEAGGPRRGRDGKLRRVRTGEAGLLLAKVTRLTPFDGYTDPAAGEAKLVRDGFRRGDVWFDTGDLVRDQGWFHIAFVDRVGDTFRWKGENVATTEVEGALGAAPELAQAVVYGVEVPGADGRAGMAAVVLRPDAEFDGAALAALVYDRLPGYARPLFVRVVGELEQTSTFKSRKVELRNQGFDPDADGELYVLDGRAAGYVPFRAGYPAEVAAGRAPRG
- the folP gene encoding dihydropteroate synthase, which produces MISASHLPEGSAPPPTLCGRPVATDRALVMAIVNRTPDSFYDRGATFTDAAAMDAVARAVDEGADLVDIGGVKAGPGAEVDAAEESRRVVPFVAAIRSRYPELLISVDTWRAEVALAAGKEGADLVNDTWAGADPELVLVAAERGMGIVCSHTGGAIPRTRPFRVRYADVVAEVTAVVTAAAEAALAAGVRRDGILIDPTHDFGKNTYHGLALLRGVDVLVKTGWPVLMALSNKDFIGETLGVGLSERLEGTLAATALSAAQGARVFRVHEVAATRRVVDMTAAIQGIRPPARTLRGLV
- a CDS encoding glucosyl-3-phosphoglycerate synthase; its protein translation is MTNRYREHGWANTHTWDAPDWTVDELVDAKDGRTVSVVLPALNEEETVADVVASIRPLLGTLVDELVVLDSGSTDATAARARAAGARVVSREQAVPELEPVTGKGEVLWRSLAATGGDLVAFVDSDLIDPDPSFVPRLLGPLLTVPDLHLVKAYYRRPLRQGAAVDATGGGRVTELVARPLLAALRPGLTPVLQPLGGEYAGTRELLTSVPFAPGYGVEIGLLLDTYDRLGLHAIGQVNLGVRTHRNRPLSDLGVMSRQILGTVLGRCGIPDSGAALTQFPLIGDEFTAHSTHVSLADRPPMNTLRPAEVAA
- the sigE gene encoding RNA polymerase sigma factor SigE; this translates as MVDAAREYATLPEHPEPGDFDATDAVAEDSPENLTGTAAFDATGDRSAMPSWEELVREHADRVYRLAYRLSGDAQDADDLTQETFIRVFRSLQSYQPGTFEGWLHRITTNLFLDMVRRRNRIRMEALPEDYDRVPANGPTPEDVYHDARLDPDLQSALDSLAPEFRAAVVLCDIEGLSYEEIGATLGVKLGTVRSRIHRGRQAIRDHLAHNGAQQRSNADSTIG
- a CDS encoding TIGR00730 family Rossman fold protein, which translates into the protein MTAANGYAVCVYCSASTTDPEYVRLAARVGTEIAHRGWRLVSGGGHVSMMGAVATAARAGGAHTLGVIPKHLVHQEVADVDSDELVVTDTMRQRKQVMEERADAFLVLPGGIGTLEEFFETWTGGYLGEHGKPVVLLDADGFYTGLLDWIATLRDRGFVTAAALDRVVVAPDLPSAFAALEPASA